A genome region from Nocardiopsis exhalans includes the following:
- a CDS encoding AAA family ATPase: MISVNPLTRTAPPLGRDHELRAVRHLLEAARSGHSGGLLVTGAPGAGRTALLEHAGDEARDFTVLRARAAPGEGRLPLAGLHQLLRPALPYLPRLPSTQRETLTRALDTGTPGEAFPLANAALGLFAEVAAESPLLICVDDFHLLDPPSQKAVAFAARRLTHDGAVVLLSAREGDPDRLTGIPVLRLRPLPEKAVLRLLIEAAGAEELAEPVAAALATAAEGNPRAALELLEGTGPEQRSGALALDRPPRSRGELTDSFAEALARLPEATRLSLVKIAAEPHGPLPPDPSVPPPGEGNTDLLEPARRAGLIVEERDRVVFTHPLARSAGYHGASPAERRSAHSALARAHEADHDTGRAAWHRALAGSAPDERVAAALQEEAHRTVERDGHSPASLLHEHAARLTPDPVLRGLRLTDAARSAWLSGDPNRARRVLEHVRSDHADLLRAEIDLRSSVAIDASERLGPTADRLARSDPGAALRVLLQAGEASCLSGDHERFFATAERARALMAGTLAAGDANGDGTGVDHPWNRLVLDYMTGKAAMFQGRHREGAVLLGRAEDTADLLGDPQALVLGGIAGLLRGDHVRTRALAGRAAAVARRTGALTLLPQALEFLTYAEMWFGRLSLAEESATEGLRTALESGQDNCASHHRGALAFVAAIRGEEDTCREHAGTALAMAGEHDVGLPAGLAAWALALLDLGAGRGAEAAMRLRALARSGPGSGHAAVRLLITPHLVEASVRGGVAVRVQGAVETFASWAEATGQDTARAQVMRCRGLLHEGGAANAYFESALDLHASGYCDFEEARTRLLYGGHLRRSRHPGLAREHLYTAVEVFDRLGAVPWARQAREELRAARGSTAVREDSGVELLSPQQLRIARHVAGGATNREVAARLFLSTRTVDHHLRNIYSKLGIRSRVELSRLVGQ, encoded by the coding sequence GTGATCAGCGTGAACCCGCTCACACGCACAGCTCCCCCGCTCGGGCGCGACCACGAACTCCGAGCCGTCCGCCACCTGCTCGAAGCCGCCCGCTCCGGACACAGCGGGGGCCTGCTCGTGACGGGCGCCCCCGGCGCGGGCCGGACCGCCCTGCTGGAACACGCCGGGGACGAGGCCCGCGACTTCACCGTGCTGCGCGCCCGCGCCGCCCCCGGCGAAGGACGCCTCCCCCTGGCCGGGTTGCACCAGCTCCTGCGGCCCGCACTCCCCTATCTGCCGCGTCTGCCGAGCACCCAGCGCGAGACCCTCACCCGTGCCCTGGACACGGGAACCCCCGGCGAGGCCTTCCCGCTGGCCAACGCGGCCCTGGGGCTGTTCGCCGAGGTCGCGGCCGAAAGCCCGCTGCTGATCTGCGTGGACGACTTCCACCTGCTGGACCCGCCCTCCCAGAAGGCCGTGGCCTTCGCTGCCCGAAGGCTCACCCACGACGGGGCCGTCGTCCTGCTCAGCGCCCGGGAGGGTGACCCGGACCGGCTCACCGGGATCCCCGTGCTCCGGCTGCGCCCGCTGCCCGAGAAGGCGGTCCTGCGCCTGCTCATCGAGGCGGCCGGGGCGGAGGAACTGGCCGAACCCGTGGCGGCGGCGCTGGCCACCGCCGCCGAGGGCAACCCCCGCGCCGCCCTCGAACTGCTGGAGGGCACCGGACCCGAACAGCGCTCCGGCGCCCTCGCCCTGGACCGGCCGCCGCGCTCCCGGGGCGAGCTCACCGACAGCTTCGCGGAGGCCCTGGCCCGGCTGCCCGAGGCCACCCGGCTCAGCCTGGTGAAGATCGCCGCGGAGCCGCACGGACCCCTGCCCCCGGATCCCTCGGTTCCCCCGCCGGGCGAGGGGAACACCGACCTCCTCGAACCCGCCCGGCGGGCCGGACTGATCGTCGAGGAACGGGACCGGGTGGTCTTCACCCACCCGCTGGCCCGTTCGGCCGGCTACCACGGAGCCTCCCCCGCCGAACGCCGCTCCGCGCACTCGGCCCTGGCCCGCGCCCACGAGGCGGACCACGACACCGGGCGCGCCGCCTGGCACCGGGCCCTGGCGGGGAGCGCCCCTGACGAACGGGTCGCCGCCGCCCTGCAGGAGGAGGCGCACCGCACCGTCGAGCGCGACGGGCACTCCCCCGCCTCCCTGCTCCACGAACACGCCGCCCGGCTGACCCCGGACCCGGTCCTGCGCGGCCTGCGCCTGACCGACGCAGCCCGCTCCGCCTGGCTGTCCGGAGACCCGAACCGGGCCCGGCGCGTCCTGGAACACGTGCGCTCGGACCACGCCGACCTGCTCCGGGCCGAGATCGACCTGCGGTCGAGCGTGGCCATCGACGCCTCCGAGCGCCTGGGCCCCACCGCGGACCGCCTGGCCCGCAGCGACCCCGGGGCAGCGCTGCGGGTCCTGCTCCAGGCCGGTGAGGCCAGCTGCCTGTCCGGCGACCACGAACGCTTCTTCGCCACCGCCGAACGCGCCCGAGCCCTCATGGCCGGAACCCTCGCCGCTGGAGACGCGAACGGGGACGGAACCGGGGTCGACCACCCCTGGAACCGGCTGGTCCTGGACTACATGACCGGCAAGGCCGCCATGTTCCAGGGCCGTCACCGCGAGGGCGCCGTGTTGTTGGGCCGGGCCGAGGACACCGCGGACCTGCTCGGTGACCCCCAGGCGCTCGTGCTCGGCGGGATCGCGGGGCTGCTGCGCGGCGACCACGTGCGCACCCGGGCCCTGGCCGGACGCGCGGCGGCCGTGGCCCGCCGGACCGGAGCGCTCACCCTGCTCCCCCAGGCCCTGGAGTTCCTGACCTACGCGGAGATGTGGTTCGGCCGCCTGTCCCTGGCCGAGGAGAGCGCCACCGAAGGGCTGCGCACGGCGCTGGAGTCCGGGCAGGACAACTGCGCGAGCCACCACCGGGGAGCGCTCGCCTTCGTCGCCGCCATCCGCGGCGAGGAGGACACCTGCCGCGAGCACGCCGGAACGGCCTTGGCTATGGCCGGGGAGCACGACGTGGGCCTGCCCGCCGGGCTGGCCGCCTGGGCGCTGGCCCTGCTCGACCTCGGTGCCGGGCGCGGCGCGGAGGCCGCGATGCGCCTGCGCGCCCTGGCCCGCTCCGGCCCGGGCAGCGGTCACGCGGCGGTGCGGTTGCTGATCACCCCGCACCTGGTGGAGGCCTCGGTGCGCGGTGGTGTGGCGGTACGGGTCCAGGGGGCGGTGGAGACGTTCGCCAGCTGGGCTGAGGCCACCGGCCAGGACACCGCCCGGGCCCAGGTGATGCGCTGCCGCGGGCTGCTGCACGAGGGCGGGGCGGCGAACGCGTACTTCGAGAGCGCGCTCGATCTGCACGCCTCCGGGTACTGCGACTTCGAGGAGGCCCGCACCCGGCTGCTGTACGGCGGGCACCTGCGCCGCTCCCGGCACCCGGGTCTGGCCCGGGAGCACCTGTACACCGCCGTGGAGGTCTTCGACCGGCTGGGCGCCGTGCCGTGGGCCCGCCAGGCCCGTGAGGAGCTCCGGGCGGCGCGCGGCAGCACGGCGGTACGCGAGGACAGCGGGGTGGAGCTGCTCAGCCCGCAGCAGCTGCGCATCGCCCGGCACGTGGCTGGCGGGGCCACCAACCGGGAGGTCGCGGCCCGTCTCTTCCTGAGCACCCGCACGGTCGACCACCACCTGCGCAACATCTACAGCAAGCTGGGTATCCGCTCCCGAGTCGAGCTCTCCCGCCTCGTCGGCCAGTAG
- a CDS encoding esterase/lipase family protein, with the protein MRRLTSLLCGLVLALTTVLHAAPASADSHPPVVFVHGFMGKGGQWNDMRTALAQSGYPEDRLHVFSYDWARSNTTIARQLADRVDNVRAQHGADRVHLVTHSMGGLSSRYYIKNLGGTETVDQWISIGGPNNGTNIASFCPSLMTPCKEMRHRSAFLNDLNGGDPTPGPVTYTTMRSSCDLIISPTSSTSLPGANNIQVGCVEHISMMWNGGVIDHVRGVLI; encoded by the coding sequence ATGAGACGCCTGACCTCACTCCTGTGCGGACTCGTCCTCGCCCTCACCACCGTCCTCCACGCTGCCCCCGCCTCCGCCGACTCCCACCCCCCGGTCGTCTTCGTGCACGGCTTCATGGGCAAGGGCGGACAGTGGAACGACATGCGCACCGCCCTGGCCCAATCCGGTTACCCCGAGGACCGGCTGCACGTCTTCTCCTACGACTGGGCCCGCTCCAACACCACCATCGCCAGACAGCTCGCCGACCGCGTCGACAACGTGCGTGCCCAGCACGGCGCCGACCGGGTACACCTGGTGACCCACTCCATGGGCGGCCTGTCCTCGCGCTACTACATCAAGAACCTCGGCGGTACGGAGACCGTCGACCAGTGGATCTCCATCGGCGGCCCCAACAACGGGACCAACATCGCCAGCTTCTGCCCGTCCCTGATGACCCCCTGCAAGGAGATGCGGCACAGGTCCGCCTTCCTCAACGACCTCAACGGCGGCGACCCCACGCCCGGGCCGGTCACCTACACGACCATGCGCTCGTCCTGCGACCTGATCATCTCGCCCACGAGCAGCACGTCCCTGCCCGGCGCCAACAACATTCAGGTCGGCTGCGTCGAACACATCTCGATGATGTGGAACGGCGGGGTCATCGACCACGTCCGCGGCGTCCTCATCTGA
- a CDS encoding MFS transporter, whose amino-acid sequence MATSDATVPGPGGTLDPKEKRKVLAGTMVGTTIEWYDFFIYAQAAGLVLAPLFLAPLADSNPGVAQVLSFATIGISFLFRPLGAIVAGHLGDRFGRKRILVFTLVLMGVATCVIGLLPTYAQIGLAAPILLILMRIIQGFSAGGEWGGAALMSVEHAPVSKRGYFGAYPQIGVPCGMILATFVVWAITAAIGTEAFLEWGWRIPFLLSFVLIIVGHLIRKTVEESPVFKHMQQRRAKSSAPLGRLFRKNTREVVLSALIFVANNAAGYLVIAFLATYASRPVEEFGLGMDRGPVLLATTLASFGWLISTLYGGWISDRIGRVRTFQIGYVLLAAWAIPMWFMVDTANIYMYFLGVFVFTLTFGLSYGPQSALYAEMFPAEVRYSGVSIGYALGAILGGAFAAMIAELLLTRYDASWTIGVYVVVLSLVSFIAVSLVRKDIQGIDLHAEGIEGPEPVTSDK is encoded by the coding sequence ATGGCGACTTCCGACGCCACGGTCCCAGGACCCGGTGGAACCCTCGACCCCAAGGAGAAGCGCAAGGTCCTCGCGGGGACCATGGTCGGTACCACCATCGAGTGGTACGACTTCTTCATTTACGCCCAGGCCGCGGGTCTGGTGCTGGCACCCCTCTTCCTGGCACCGCTGGCGGACTCCAACCCCGGTGTGGCGCAGGTGCTCTCCTTCGCGACCATCGGTATCTCCTTCCTCTTCCGTCCGCTGGGCGCGATCGTGGCCGGGCACCTCGGGGACCGGTTCGGGCGTAAGAGGATCCTGGTCTTCACCCTCGTCCTGATGGGTGTCGCGACCTGTGTGATCGGCCTGCTGCCGACCTACGCCCAGATCGGCTTGGCGGCACCGATCCTGCTGATCCTGATGCGCATCATCCAGGGCTTCTCGGCTGGCGGCGAGTGGGGCGGAGCCGCCCTGATGTCGGTGGAGCACGCGCCGGTGAGCAAGCGCGGCTACTTCGGCGCCTACCCGCAGATCGGTGTTCCCTGCGGCATGATCCTGGCGACCTTCGTGGTCTGGGCCATCACCGCGGCCATCGGCACCGAGGCCTTCCTGGAGTGGGGATGGCGCATCCCGTTCCTGCTCTCCTTCGTGCTGATCATCGTCGGCCACCTCATCCGCAAGACGGTCGAGGAATCCCCGGTCTTCAAGCACATGCAGCAGCGCCGGGCCAAGTCCTCGGCCCCGCTGGGCCGGCTGTTCCGCAAGAACACCAGGGAGGTCGTGCTCTCCGCACTGATCTTCGTCGCCAACAACGCCGCCGGTTACCTGGTGATCGCCTTCCTGGCCACCTACGCCTCGCGCCCGGTGGAGGAGTTCGGCCTCGGCATGGACCGCGGCCCGGTCCTGCTGGCCACTACCCTGGCCTCCTTCGGCTGGCTGATCTCCACGCTGTACGGCGGTTGGATCAGTGACCGGATCGGCCGGGTGCGCACGTTCCAGATCGGCTACGTCCTGCTCGCCGCCTGGGCGATCCCGATGTGGTTCATGGTCGACACCGCGAACATCTACATGTACTTCCTGGGGGTCTTCGTCTTCACGCTGACCTTCGGCCTGAGTTACGGTCCCCAGTCGGCGCTGTACGCGGAGATGTTCCCGGCCGAGGTCCGCTACTCGGGTGTGTCCATCGGCTACGCCCTCGGCGCGATCCTGGGCGGCGCCTTCGCTGCGATGATCGCCGAGCTGTTGCTCACCAGGTACGACGCCTCGTGGACCATCGGCGTGTACGTGGTCGTGCTCTCCCTGGTCTCCTTCATCGCGGTCTCCCTGGTGAGGAAGGACATCCAGGGCATCGACCTGCACGCCGAGGGCATCGAGGGCCCCGAGCCGGTCACCAGCGACAAGTAG
- a CDS encoding ATP-binding cassette domain-containing protein produces MTEFDDRIRVRGARIHNLKNVDAELPRDALVAFTGVSGSGKSSLAFGTLYAESQHRYLESVAPYARRLLQQLPAPEVDDITGMPPAVALAQPRAAPSVRSTVGTLTTVSNTLRMLLSRAGDYPPGAEHLDSDSFSPNTVAGACPACHGEGVEHEVTEGSLVPDPGLSIAEGAVASWPGAWQGKNLRDILDTLGYDIHRPWRELPQSERDWILFTDEQPVVTVHPIREAGRVHRPYQGKYSSARRLVLKAYASSASETRRLKAAEFMVNRTCPECGGRRLRQEALRVTFAGHTVTELAAMPLTELVAVLRPWREATGAVGTTGAVGALVGEITARVEVLRELGLGYLSVDRPAPTLSTGEFQRIRLATQLGTGLFGVVYVLDEPSAGLHPADCEALTGILRRLRDGGNTVCFVEHDLDIVRGADWIVDVGPDAGEHGGRVLYSGPVAGLRDVPESVTRRYLFHEELAERPSHTPRGALELRGVTGNNLRNLDVDVPLGVFTAVTGVSGSGKSTLLAKIADRAAERGRVVWVSQQPIGRTPRSNLATYTGLFDTVRKLFAATDDARAFGYGPGRFSFNVVAGRCPTCEGEGFVSVELLFLPTTYAPCPTCGGSRYNEDTLRVRYRGLTVADVLAMSVEEAAGFFTEEPSVSRALETLAGVGLGYLRLGQPATELSGGEAQRIKLATELQRRRVADTVYLLDEPTTGLHAHDTDVLMGRLWELVGAGATVVAAEHDMRVVATADHVIDLGPDGGSEGGRIVVQGPPARVAAAPESRTGTYLKELL; encoded by the coding sequence ATGACAGAGTTCGACGACCGCATCAGGGTGCGCGGCGCCCGCATCCACAACCTCAAGAACGTGGACGCGGAGCTTCCCCGGGACGCCCTGGTCGCCTTCACCGGGGTCTCGGGCTCCGGGAAGTCCTCGCTGGCCTTCGGGACGCTCTACGCCGAGTCCCAGCACCGGTACCTGGAGTCGGTGGCGCCCTACGCGCGGCGGCTGCTCCAGCAGCTGCCCGCGCCCGAGGTGGACGACATCACCGGGATGCCGCCCGCCGTGGCGCTCGCCCAGCCGCGGGCGGCCCCCTCGGTCAGGTCCACGGTGGGCACTCTGACCACGGTCTCCAACACGCTGCGCATGCTCCTTTCGCGGGCGGGGGACTACCCGCCCGGGGCGGAGCACCTGGACTCGGACTCCTTCTCCCCCAACACCGTGGCGGGGGCCTGCCCCGCTTGTCACGGGGAGGGGGTCGAGCACGAGGTGACCGAGGGCTCGCTGGTGCCCGACCCCGGGCTGAGCATCGCCGAAGGGGCCGTCGCCTCCTGGCCCGGCGCCTGGCAGGGCAAGAACCTGCGCGACATCCTCGACACCCTCGGGTACGACATCCACCGCCCCTGGCGGGAGCTGCCCCAGAGCGAGCGCGACTGGATCCTGTTCACCGACGAACAGCCCGTGGTGACCGTTCACCCGATCCGGGAGGCGGGCCGGGTCCACCGCCCCTACCAGGGCAAGTACAGCAGCGCCCGGCGGCTGGTGCTCAAGGCCTACGCCTCCTCCGCCAGTGAGACCCGGCGGCTCAAAGCGGCCGAGTTCATGGTCAACCGGACCTGCCCGGAGTGCGGCGGGCGGCGGTTGCGCCAGGAGGCGCTGCGGGTCACCTTCGCCGGGCACACCGTCACCGAGCTGGCCGCCATGCCGCTGACCGAACTCGTCGCGGTGCTGCGCCCTTGGCGGGAAGCGACCGGGGCGGTCGGGACGACCGGGGCCGTCGGGGCGCTGGTCGGGGAGATCACCGCGCGGGTCGAGGTTCTGCGGGAACTGGGCCTGGGCTACCTGAGCGTGGACCGTCCGGCGCCGACCCTGTCCACCGGGGAGTTCCAGCGGATCCGGCTGGCCACCCAACTCGGCACGGGGCTGTTCGGCGTGGTCTACGTCCTGGACGAGCCCTCCGCCGGTCTGCACCCCGCCGACTGCGAGGCGCTCACGGGCATCCTGCGGAGGCTGCGGGACGGCGGCAACACGGTGTGCTTCGTCGAGCACGACCTGGACATCGTGCGCGGCGCGGACTGGATCGTGGACGTCGGACCGGACGCCGGTGAGCACGGCGGGCGGGTGCTGTACAGCGGACCGGTCGCCGGACTGCGCGACGTGCCGGAGTCGGTGACCCGCCGCTACCTGTTCCACGAAGAGCTCGCCGAGCGTCCCTCGCACACGCCCCGCGGCGCCCTGGAGCTGCGCGGGGTCACCGGAAACAACCTCCGAAACCTGGACGTCGACGTCCCCCTCGGGGTGTTCACCGCCGTCACCGGGGTGTCGGGTTCGGGCAAGTCCACGCTGCTCGCGAAGATCGCCGACCGCGCCGCCGAGCGGGGCCGGGTGGTGTGGGTCAGCCAGCAGCCCATCGGCCGCACCCCGCGTTCCAACCTGGCCACCTACACCGGGCTCTTCGACACGGTGCGCAAGCTGTTCGCCGCCACCGACGACGCCCGCGCTTTCGGCTACGGTCCGGGCCGGTTCTCCTTCAACGTCGTGGCCGGACGCTGCCCGACCTGTGAGGGCGAGGGTTTCGTTTCGGTGGAACTGCTGTTCCTGCCCACCACCTACGCCCCCTGCCCGACCTGCGGTGGCTCCCGCTACAACGAGGACACGCTGCGGGTGCGCTACCGGGGGCTGACCGTCGCGGACGTGCTGGCCATGTCCGTGGAGGAGGCGGCGGGGTTCTTCACCGAGGAGCCGTCGGTGAGCAGGGCCCTGGAGACTCTCGCCGGGGTCGGCCTGGGCTACCTGCGGTTGGGGCAGCCCGCCACCGAGCTGTCCGGTGGAGAGGCGCAGCGGATCAAGCTCGCCACCGAACTCCAGCGCCGCAGGGTCGCGGACACGGTCTACCTCCTCGACGAACCCACCACGGGGCTGCACGCCCATGACACCGACGTCCTCATGGGCCGCCTGTGGGAGCTGGTCGGCGCCGGGGCCACCGTGGTGGCGGCCGAGCACGACATGCGGGTCGTGGCCACCGCCGACCACGTCATCGACCTCGGCCCGGACGGTGGTTCGGAAGGCGGCCGGATCGTCGTCCAGGGCCCACCCGCGCGAGTGGCGGCGGCCCCGGAGAGCCGCACCGGCACCTACCTGAAGGAACTGCTCTGA
- a CDS encoding PhzF family phenazine biosynthesis isomerase, giving the protein MDTSSAQILRYTAFTTDPSGGNPAGVVPDAAGLGEEEMLAVAADLGYSETAFVTVRDEELRRFRIRFFSPLAEVDFCGHATVAAAVALAERLGPGALRFDTPVGEVPVDTSVTPDGSVRATLTSVPTGSEPAGPGELDAALTALGWRREDLDPALPPRVAFGGVRHLVLAAATRARLADLDYDFDALADLMRRAGWTTVQLVWREGPDLFHARDPFPVGGVVEDPATGAAAAALGGYLRDLGLVREAVELTIRQGEDMGRPSELTVAVDPGDARVRVTGNAVPLLR; this is encoded by the coding sequence ATGGACACCAGCAGCGCGCAGATCCTGCGCTACACCGCGTTCACCACCGACCCCTCAGGCGGCAACCCCGCCGGCGTGGTCCCTGACGCCGCGGGTCTGGGCGAGGAGGAGATGCTCGCCGTCGCCGCCGATCTGGGCTACTCCGAGACGGCCTTCGTCACCGTGCGGGACGAGGAGCTGCGGCGCTTCCGGATCCGGTTCTTCAGCCCCCTGGCCGAGGTGGACTTCTGCGGGCACGCGACCGTGGCCGCGGCGGTCGCCCTCGCCGAACGCCTCGGCCCCGGAGCCCTGCGGTTCGACACCCCGGTCGGCGAGGTCCCGGTGGACACCTCCGTCACCCCCGACGGTTCGGTGCGTGCCACCCTGACCAGTGTGCCGACCGGGTCGGAACCGGCCGGCCCCGGTGAACTGGATGCGGCCCTGACTGCTTTGGGCTGGCGGCGCGAGGACCTCGACCCGGCCCTGCCGCCCCGGGTGGCCTTCGGTGGCGTGCGCCATCTCGTCCTGGCGGCCGCCACCCGCGCCCGGCTCGCGGACCTGGACTACGACTTCGACGCCCTCGCCGACCTCATGCGCCGGGCCGGCTGGACGACCGTGCAGCTGGTGTGGCGTGAGGGCCCCGACCTGTTCCACGCCCGGGACCCCTTCCCCGTGGGCGGGGTGGTGGAGGACCCCGCCACGGGCGCGGCCGCGGCCGCTCTCGGCGGTTACCTCCGTGACCTGGGTCTGGTGCGGGAGGCCGTGGAACTCACCATCCGCCAGGGAGAGGACATGGGCCGCCCCAGTGAGCTGACAGTCGCGGTCGACCCCGGCGATGCCCGGGTACGGGTGACCGGGAACGCCGTGCCTCTTCTGCGCTGA
- a CDS encoding LysR family transcriptional regulator, which produces MDTRLLRTFAALARTENFTAAAAELHLAQSTVTVHIRDLEKELGARLFDRLPRGARLTSQGRRLLAPAEEVLGAESRLRAAAAEGEQASGQVAVAAGETLCSSLLPKVVAGLRGTEPGVDVQIHTASTEEAVEGLRAGRVNVALLLGEDPGAADVATEALTSLPLVFVAAPEHPLAGRDRPLAWTELGAADFFLLEEGCFYSDGLARELHALPGVRPRTTRFGSVEATRACVAAGLGLALLPRVSVDQALSDGRLTIVEGPPVPDVPVLLARHRARWASPAERAVTDALTRSLR; this is translated from the coding sequence ATGGATACCCGGCTGCTGCGTACCTTCGCCGCCCTCGCCCGCACGGAGAACTTCACCGCGGCAGCCGCGGAGCTGCACCTGGCCCAGTCGACCGTCACCGTGCACATCCGGGACCTGGAGAAGGAGCTGGGTGCCCGGCTCTTCGACCGGCTGCCCCGTGGTGCCCGCCTGACTTCGCAGGGGCGTCGGCTGCTGGCCCCGGCCGAGGAGGTGCTCGGGGCGGAGTCGCGCCTGCGTGCGGCCGCTGCTGAAGGGGAGCAGGCCAGCGGACAGGTGGCGGTCGCTGCCGGGGAGACGCTGTGCTCGTCACTCCTTCCGAAAGTGGTCGCCGGGCTACGGGGCACCGAACCAGGCGTTGACGTGCAGATCCACACCGCCAGCACCGAGGAGGCCGTCGAAGGGCTGCGCGCGGGGCGGGTGAACGTCGCGCTGTTGTTGGGAGAGGACCCCGGTGCAGCCGACGTGGCGACCGAGGCCCTGACCTCGCTGCCCCTGGTGTTCGTCGCCGCCCCCGAACACCCCCTGGCCGGACGCGACCGTCCGCTGGCCTGGACGGAGCTGGGAGCCGCCGACTTCTTCCTGCTGGAGGAGGGCTGCTTCTACAGTGACGGGCTCGCGCGCGAGCTCCACGCGCTCCCGGGCGTCCGGCCCAGGACCACGCGCTTCGGCAGCGTCGAGGCGACCCGAGCCTGCGTGGCGGCGGGGCTCGGTCTGGCCCTGCTGCCCCGTGTGAGCGTCGACCAGGCCCTCTCCGACGGTCGCCTCACCATCGTGGAGGGGCCGCCGGTTCCCGACGTTCCGGTACTGCTCGCGCGCCATCGGGCCAGATGGGCCTCCCCTGCCGAGCGCGCCGTCACCGACGCGCTCACCCGCAGCCTGAGGTGA
- a CDS encoding DUF3566 domain-containing protein, with protein sequence MSENQRNTTSNESDAAATAGDTDVETAESTAEGSSTATGTESGGTTVTTESRPEPEEPMSSGAAPEGPGAVKATLASRKAHLTVSRVEPWSVMKFSFVVALVCFIILFVAVAVIYATLSMLGVFDELTSMINALLEGDGGEDELGLNPAAWFSPGRVLGYTGVIGALNVVLITALSTVGAMLYNLVSDLVGGVDVTLSEAE encoded by the coding sequence ATGTCTGAGAACCAGCGGAACACCACCAGCAACGAGTCCGACGCGGCTGCGACCGCCGGTGACACGGACGTGGAGACGGCGGAGTCGACCGCTGAGGGCTCCTCGACGGCAACGGGTACGGAATCGGGGGGAACGACAGTGACGACCGAATCGAGGCCCGAGCCGGAGGAGCCCATGTCCTCGGGGGCCGCCCCGGAGGGACCGGGCGCCGTCAAGGCGACCCTGGCCAGTCGCAAGGCCCACCTGACCGTCTCCCGCGTGGAGCCGTGGTCGGTGATGAAGTTCAGCTTCGTGGTAGCCCTCGTCTGCTTCATCATCCTGTTCGTGGCGGTCGCGGTGATCTACGCGACCCTGTCGATGCTGGGTGTCTTCGACGAACTCACCAGCATGATCAACGCCCTCCTGGAGGGCGACGGTGGCGAGGACGAGCTGGGCCTGAACCCGGCCGCCTGGTTCTCCCCCGGTCGTGTGCTGGGCTACACGGGCGTGATCGGCGCGCTGAACGTCGTGCTGATCACCGCCCTGTCCACGGTGGGCGCGATGCTGTACAACCTGGTCTCCGACCTGGTCGGCGGCGTCGACGTGACCCTCTCCGAGGCCGAGTAG